A window from Marinobacter salsuginis encodes these proteins:
- the odhB gene encoding 2-oxoglutarate dehydrogenase complex dihydrolipoyllysine-residue succinyltransferase: protein MSTEIKAPVFPESVAEGTVATWHKQPGEACSRDELIVDIETDKVVLEVVAPADGVIEEIIKNEGDTVESGEVVGKFKEGAKGEAKPAEGKKEEAKEEAPKEEAKSEAASGEAILSPAARKLAEENNVDPNSIQGTGKDGRVTKEDVQNHVDSAKSSGGASAPQPAAGMPEVSVSQGERPEKRVPMTRLRASIAKRLVNAQQSAAMLTTFNEVNMAPIMELRKQYQESFVKRHGIKLGFMSFFTKAATEALKRFPAVNASIDGNDMVYHGYQDIGVAVSTDRGLVVPVLRDSDAMGLADIEKKIVEYGTKAKEGKLAIEDMTGGTFTITNGGIFGSLISTPILNPPQTAILGMHKIQERPMAVNGKVEILPMMYLALSYDHRMIDGKEAVQFLVAIKEMLEDPARILLDV from the coding sequence ATGTCAACTGAGATTAAAGCCCCCGTTTTCCCGGAGTCGGTCGCGGAAGGTACTGTCGCGACCTGGCACAAACAGCCGGGTGAAGCCTGCTCCCGTGACGAGCTGATTGTCGATATCGAGACCGACAAGGTCGTTCTTGAGGTGGTTGCGCCTGCTGACGGCGTGATCGAAGAAATCATCAAGAACGAAGGCGATACCGTTGAAAGTGGTGAGGTAGTCGGCAAGTTCAAGGAAGGTGCCAAGGGCGAGGCCAAGCCTGCCGAGGGCAAGAAAGAAGAGGCCAAGGAAGAGGCTCCGAAAGAAGAGGCCAAGAGTGAAGCCGCTTCCGGCGAAGCGATTCTGAGCCCGGCAGCGCGTAAGCTGGCCGAGGAAAACAACGTTGATCCGAACAGCATCCAGGGTACCGGCAAAGATGGCCGTGTAACCAAGGAAGACGTTCAGAACCACGTGGACAGTGCCAAGTCCTCCGGTGGTGCTTCCGCGCCCCAGCCTGCGGCGGGTATGCCGGAAGTGAGCGTCAGCCAGGGCGAACGTCCAGAGAAGCGCGTGCCGATGACCCGCCTGCGTGCGAGCATCGCCAAGCGTCTGGTCAACGCGCAGCAGAGCGCAGCCATGCTGACCACCTTCAACGAGGTGAACATGGCGCCGATCATGGAACTGCGCAAGCAGTACCAGGAGAGCTTTGTAAAGCGTCATGGTATCAAGCTTGGTTTCATGTCCTTCTTCACCAAGGCGGCCACCGAAGCCCTGAAGCGGTTCCCCGCGGTGAACGCGTCCATTGATGGTAACGACATGGTTTACCACGGTTACCAGGATATCGGCGTGGCCGTATCCACGGATCGTGGTCTGGTCGTTCCGGTACTCCGCGATTCCGACGCCATGGGCCTGGCCGACATCGAGAAGAAGATCGTTGAATACGGCACCAAGGCGAAAGAGGGCAAGCTGGCCATTGAAGACATGACCGGTGGTACCTTTACGATTACCAACGGCGGCATCTTCGGCTCGCTGATTTCCACACCGATCCTGAACCCGCCACAGACTGCAATCCTGGGCATGCACAAGATTCAGGAGCGTCCGATGGCCGTGAACGGCAAGGTGGAAATTCTGCCGATGATGTACCTGGCGCTTTCTTACGACCACCGAATGATTGATGGCAAGGAAGCGGTGCAGTTCCTCGTTGCCATCAAGGAAATGCTTGAAGACCCGGCACGTATTCTGCTGGACGTCTGA